CTGGTGGAGCGGATGCGCCAGACACACTTGTGGACTTCCAAGTTGTAGTTGGAGGGCAAGAGGGAGATGGCGGCATTGAGAGATGAGTCGTTTAGGGTAGTTTCTGGGATTTGGTTTTTGACGAAACGTTTCGGCACTGGTTTCGGTTTGATTTGCATAATTTCGTCTAAGGTCGCCATGGATTGCAAGTATAGAGATCTGTGTTGGTGTTGTGTAATGCCTGTGATTGTGGAAGGTGGAAACAGCTACATTAACGTGATGCGTCGATCCATCGTCGTTTTGGATTGGTTGGAGACTACCCCAAAGGTATTAATCGAATTTAGATTATGACTTCTAGCCCATAATTGGTTAGGGCTTTGGGCATTCATTTTTGGGTTTAGAATCCAAATTACATTAATTTAATCTCAAATCGGGAAATTATTATGTgatctttattttaataaaattaacttcttaatcttaatttttatttcttttatttttaatttttttaattcttttaaatgttaatttaaattttatttatttctataatttaaaaaatataattatgtagtccctttattttttaagttttaaattatttagtcttcataataataattttttagtcTTTTGAACACATTAACtaacaaaaactttatttaaactAGATGGAGAggttaaaaagtaaaaataaaaaaataaagattaattaatgtattttttaaaataaatgaatgggtagttaattttattaaattatatatacattACAAGCATATTTAggtttgaattatttaattttgagttattgtaaattgttgagttatttttgtttttatttttctataaactTAAGTCAGTCATAAAAAATAtgaatcaattaaaattaaatattaaattattatgtaAAACATTCGgtgttttaaattaaaatattattattttaaaaaattaattttatttatttaattttttagttaaaatttgagtttatttaaataaatcattcataatCGAGTCAttacaaaataaatataaataaataaatataattttattataaaatattagttACTAAAAATgatttttgaaaattatattgtgtttacacctatactaatttaataaattaaattgtattaaaaaattaataaattataaaatataggtTAAAATTTAAATACATTATTGTCACATATCCTTAAATCTTTTTCTGATATgtgttaaattaataaagataaaatatataattttaatttaatgagagTCACAtcatcaaaaataatttaaaaaccaACTATTATAAGTTATACAAgatttttattacttaaattgAAGATAAGTATTTtgaattacaaattaaaatttaagtactttattattatatatctttaaatttttttctgaTATGTATTAAATTAATGacgataaaatataaaattttaatttaatgagagtcacatcttaaaaaataatttaaaaactaaCTATTATAAGTTATATAGGATTTTTGTTGCTTAAATTGAAGATAAGTGTTTtgaattacaaattaaaatttaaatacttcATTATTATTATATACCCTTAAGTTAATCAACCAAGCACACCTCAAGGACTCAAATTCTAATCCATTACTGTATGCTTTAATTTTCCTTTCGGAATAGTTTTTTTTATAAGCATAACTTTTCATCTGGTTGGAGACTTTGGCAGCACAAAACTCTCAAGAAACATAATTTTAGCCGATGGAGATCAAGATTCAACAAAGCTAGTCGTTTTTGAAAGGAGATTGAAGACTCACGCTGGATTTATTTCTTGATTAGagtttttttcttttgaatttgtcTTATTTTAGGATTTATTTTTATTGTCATTGCAATGATTCTAGGTCTATGATAAACAATTgttattaattttgattttatgagGAGCTACATTTTCAACTAGGGCATATaggttgaatttaattttaatttcataaattttttattaattttctttgtttatataattatttattatttgtacCTATACTTTTGGATATCAACCATTGTGGCATTTAATTGATTTCAATTAGCAACGAAAAGGAAGGAAAATTGTGtatttgtaaataataataataatagatataACAGAAATAATAATTGGAGTGAGAGCAAAAGATTTGATatgtgaaaattttgaaataattaCAGTGGTGAGTGAATTAATtgcaatttattttattattaggaaATAGATTATGTATGTGTATCATTTAATTCGGGTATCCAGGAAGTGATTAGTCTGATGAGCTAATAGCTGGAATACATCTCTTAATGaccaaaaacaaaaaaaaaacagagAGATTATGAGTTTGTGTTAACAATGAAATTTGAATGGCTAAACAAAATAAATAGAATTGATAATTATACCATATTACTTTTCGCGATTTCATGTACTTACGAAATTGGAGTATAATTATTGAAGTATTTATATGGGCAATTTAGATTATTAGGTTGTGGATAGAGAGGTAACAGGGGAGAGagaaattaattctaaaatattatttttaattaattaaaatcttttcTTGATAAGTGTTCaattaataaagataaaatataaaattttaatttaataagggTCATAGGTCATCCaaaatttttattacttaaattgAAGGTAAGTgttttgaattataaattaaaatttaaatacttcATTATTATACACCTTTAAATCTTTTCCTTAAATGTGTTAAATTACTgaagataaaatataaaattttaatttaataagagTCACAtcatcaaaaataatttaaaaactaaCTATTATAAGTTATATAGGATTTTTGTTGCTTAAATTGAAGATAAGTGTTTtgaattacaaattaaaatttaagtactTCAATATTATATACCCTTAAGTTAATCAACCAAGCTCACCTCAAGGACTCAAATTCTAATCCATTACTGCATGCTTTAATTTTCCATttggaatatttttttttttcatataagtATAAACACAATATAAACAAAATAAAAGTACAGTTTTTTACTAATTAGTATTgtatatatcattttattttaagaaaGCCATTGCATATAAACACAAGGGCCTTTGATGTTTTTGTCATTTTccttaaagaaattaaaaataaatcttacaaggAAGAGGATAATATATGCTGTACTATTTATCCAAGGATTTTATATACTGTACTGTTCTCATTCATCCAAagattctaaatttttttttattatttaatgttACCGTGGcatatcttttttattttaatttaataaaataataaactttaaaaatataattgtataCCCACAAGGGCTTTTAATGTATTTATCTTCCTTTccttaaagaaattaaatataaatccTACAAGGAAAATGATTATATATACTAAATCCTACAAGGAAATGGATTATATATACTATCTATATATACCACCTACCCAAGGATTCTACGGTACTATTCTCGCTCCTCATCCACTATAACCTGTATTCGCTCATTATGGACTGGATTCGTGGGAAGTGCTTGGGGAAGGGATCCTACAGCTCTGTCTTCTTGGCCATACCGACCAACATTATTTCCCCACCGCTTGCTGTGAAGTCTGCATTGATAATAGATTCTTTCTCTctgcagaaagaattgaagattTTGCTTAGTCTTTCTGGCTCTGAATGAGTTATTAAATGCTATGGGGACTGTTTGAGTCATGAGAATGGTATGACAATTTATAACTTACTACTGGAATATGCTCCTGGTGGTAGTCTTGCAGACTTGATTAACAAATATGGAGGAAAAATACCCGAATGTGATGTGAGGCGATACACTCGAATGATTCTTAAAGGGTTATCATCCACACATAACAATGGATATATTCATTGTGACCTTAAGCCTGCCAATATACTTGTTTTCCCTTCTGATCAACAAGATTTTCAGCTCAAGATTGCGGATTTTGGCTTGGCAAAAGAGCCTGACGAAGACAATTCAAGGAAATTCTTTTACCAATACACTTTCCGTGGAACTCCTTTGTACATGTCTCTTGAATCTGTAACGCTTGCTGAGATATCACCAGCTTTGGATATTTGGTCTCTGGGTTGCATTGTTATTGAGATGATCACAGGAAAGCCACCATGGCATGAATTGGATATAGAAGATATCTTAGTTCGCCTGGCTTTTGAGGGTAGCTCACCTGAGATACCAGAAAGCATGTCAAAGAAAGGGAAAGATTTCTTAAGAATGTGTTTCATGAGACCCCATTGCGAGAGGTGGACAGCAGATATGCTATTGGATCATCCTTTTATTGTTGATGAAGAGCTTACTTCACCATTTGAGCAGGAAGAACTCTCACCACCAAGCCTTAGTGATGATGTTGTTAAGTCTATGTGCAAGCTAATACTATCTGATTATTCACCTGGGCAAGGTCTATTTTCCTCTGCAGATAGGCCACTGAGCTTGGGTTCTACATGTAGGGCGGCTGAACTTTGGTCCTATCGGAATGGGTTGCAAGGAAACGGAAAAGAGTTTGCTTAGCAAGGATGGACTAAGAACTAAGgcaaattgattgattttttaccGTGGCAGAATATCAATTTTGTGGCACTAGAAAATTGATGCTATTCTACTGCAATGAACCAGCAGATATGTATATTTGCATTTCAATGAGCTCACAATTTTTATATAGTGAGATTCTTTGTAATTTTAATAGTGAGATTCTTTGTAATTTTAACTCTAATTACTTGACAAAAGAATTATATTAATTGTATTACCAAATCATGAATCATCTGCTATCTTCTAAATAAAGTGATGTTTTTTCTATTCTCATAGCAacagagaaaaggaaagaataaACAGAGTGCCATTGATGAATCTAATTACATTGTTTTTAAGTCATTAGGAAATTAATCATCAATGTTTTGGGAGAATGAGTGCCTGCTGATCTTTCATCTTCTTAGTGCCTTCCTTCTCCACTGTTTCATCTAATTCACTTTCTTCCTCGACCAATTTGTCCTC
Above is a genomic segment from Hevea brasiliensis isolate MT/VB/25A 57/8 chromosome 17, ASM3005281v1, whole genome shotgun sequence containing:
- the LOC110645569 gene encoding mitogen-activated protein kinase kinase kinase 20-like, coding for MTIYNLLLEYAPGGSLADLINKYGGKIPECDVRRYTRMILKGLSSTHNNGYIHCDLKPANILVFPSDQQDFQLKIADFGLAKEPDEDNSRKFFYQYTFRGTPLYMSLESVTLAEISPALDIWSLGCIVIEMITGKPPWHELDIEDILVRLAFEGSSPEIPESMSKKGKDFLRMCFMRPHCERWTADMLLDHPFIVDEELTSPFEQEELSPPSLSDDVVKSMCKLILSDYSPGQGLFSSADRPLSLGSTCRAAELWSYRNGLQGNGKEFA